The Triticum aestivum cultivar Chinese Spring chromosome 3A, IWGSC CS RefSeq v2.1, whole genome shotgun sequence genome includes a region encoding these proteins:
- the LOC123061978 gene encoding reticulon-like protein B1, whose amino-acid sequence MAEHKEEPVAESMMDKISDKFHGGDSSSSSSDSDDEKKGSAAGVKAKIYRLFGREKPVHAVLGGGKPADLVLWRNKKVSGGVLAGATAIWLLFEVMEYHLLTLVGHCLILSLATLFLYSNVCIFIHKSPPNIPEVKIPEDMTVNIALSLRHEINRGFFTLRETGHGRDLKKFLIVIGGLWLLSVLGSYCNFLTLSYIVFVVLYTVPVLYEKYDDKVDAFGEKAMIELKKYYAIFEEKVLSKIPKNKKH is encoded by the exons ATGGCGGAGCACAAGGAGGAGCCGGTGGCGGAGTCCATGATGGACAAGATCTCCGACAAGTTCCACGGTGGGgactcgtcgtcgtcgtcctcggacTCGGACGACGAGAAGAAGGGGTCGGCGGCGGGCGTCAAGGCCAAGATCTACCGCCTCTTCGGCCGCGAGAAGCCCGTCCACGCCGTCCTCGGCGGCGGCAAGC CTGCTGATCTTGTTCTATGGAGGAACAAGAAGGTCTCCGGAGGGGTGCTTGCTGGCGCTACTGCCATCTGGCTGCTGTTCGAGGTCATGGAGTACCATCTGCTCACCTTGGTGGGCCACTGCCTCATCCTCTCCCTGGCAACCCTCTTCCTCTATTCCAATGTCTGCATTTTCATCCACAA GTCTCCCCCGAACATCCCTGAGGTGAAAATCCCGGAGGACATGACTGTAAACATTGCACTATCACTGCGGCATGAGATCAACCGGGGCTTCTTTACCTTGAGAGAGACTGGTCATGGTCGTGATCTGAAGAAATTCCTCATT GTGATTGGAGGGCTCTGGCTTCTTTCTGTTCTTGGGAGCTACTGCAACTTTTTGACACTGTCATATATAG TCTTTGTGGTGCTGTACACTGTGCCAGTTCTGTATGAGAAGTACGATGACAAGGTGGATGCTTTTGGTGAGAAGGCCATGATCGAATTGAAGAAGTATTATGCCATCTTTGAAGAGAAGGTCCTGTCGAagatcccgaagaacaagaagcacTAG